One segment of Yersinia kristensenii DNA contains the following:
- the gltX gene encoding glutamate--tRNA ligase: MKIKTRFAPSPTGYLHVGGARTALYSWLFTRHFGGEFVLRIEDTDLERSTQEAIDAIMDGMNWLNLDWDEGPYFQTKRFDRYNAVIDQMLENGTAYRCYCSRERLDELREAQMANGEKPRYDGRCRDSQCPHGADEPSVVRFRNPQEGSVIFDDKIRGPIEFSNQELDDLIIRRTDGSPTYNFCVVVDDWDMEITHVIRGEDHINNTPRQINILKALGAPVPEYAHVSMILGDDGKKLSKRHGAVGVMQYRDDGYLPEALLNYLVRLGWSHGDQEIFSVAEMTELFTLDAVSKSASAFNTEKLQWLNHHYINSLPPEQVAVHLSWQVEQLGIDTRNGPELAEIVKLLGERCKTLKEMAESCRYFYEEFDEFDADAAKKHLRPVARQPLEAVKAKLAAITEWTTENVHNAIQGTADELGVGMGKVGMPLRVAVTGAGQSPGMDVTVHAIGQARSLARIDKALAFISEREAQQ; the protein is encoded by the coding sequence ATGAAAATCAAAACCCGTTTTGCACCCAGTCCTACCGGCTATCTTCACGTCGGTGGCGCACGTACCGCACTGTATTCCTGGTTGTTCACTCGCCACTTTGGTGGTGAATTTGTTTTGCGTATTGAAGATACCGATCTTGAGCGCTCAACTCAGGAAGCCATCGACGCCATTATGGACGGTATGAACTGGCTGAATCTGGATTGGGATGAAGGCCCGTATTTCCAAACCAAACGTTTCGATCGCTACAATGCCGTTATTGACCAAATGTTGGAAAACGGCACTGCATATAGATGCTATTGCTCCAGAGAACGTCTGGATGAATTGCGCGAAGCCCAAATGGCCAATGGTGAGAAGCCCCGCTATGATGGCCGCTGCCGTGATAGCCAATGCCCCCATGGTGCTGACGAACCTTCTGTGGTGCGTTTTCGTAACCCGCAGGAAGGCTCCGTTATTTTCGATGATAAAATCCGTGGCCCAATCGAATTCAGCAACCAAGAGCTGGATGATTTAATCATCCGCCGTACCGATGGTTCGCCGACGTATAACTTCTGCGTCGTGGTTGATGACTGGGATATGGAAATCACCCATGTTATCCGTGGTGAAGACCATATCAACAATACCCCGCGCCAGATTAATATTCTGAAAGCATTGGGCGCGCCAGTTCCTGAATATGCTCACGTTTCAATGATTCTGGGTGATGACGGCAAAAAGCTGTCTAAGCGCCATGGCGCGGTCGGTGTGATGCAATACCGCGATGATGGCTATTTGCCCGAAGCGCTGTTGAACTATCTGGTTCGCCTGGGCTGGTCTCATGGTGATCAGGAAATTTTCTCTGTTGCTGAAATGACCGAGTTATTCACACTGGACGCAGTCAGCAAATCTGCCAGTGCTTTCAATACTGAAAAACTGCAATGGTTGAATCATCACTATATCAATAGCTTGCCGCCAGAACAGGTTGCAGTTCACTTGTCATGGCAAGTTGAGCAGTTGGGTATTGATACGCGCAATGGTCCTGAGTTAGCCGAGATAGTTAAACTGCTGGGCGAGCGCTGTAAAACATTGAAAGAAATGGCCGAATCTTGCCGTTACTTCTATGAAGAGTTTGACGAGTTCGATGCAGACGCGGCGAAAAAACATTTGCGCCCGGTGGCCCGCCAGCCGCTGGAAGCGGTTAAAGCCAAACTTGCTGCTATCACCGAATGGACGACTGAAAACGTTCACAATGCCATTCAGGGCACCGCTGATGAGCTGGGTGTAGGTATGGGCAAAGTTGGCATGCCGCTGCGCGTTGCTGTCACTGGCGCAGGCCAATCACCGGGTATGGATGTGACTGTGCATGCTATCGGGCAGGCTCGCTCGCTAGCACGTATTGATAAAGCTCTGGCCTTTATTAGCGAACGTGAAGCTCAGCAATAA
- a CDS encoding nucleotidyltransferase family protein, producing MNQRQQIIEWLRADPYRMQALSFARELRLNQWCLAAGFVRNLVWDKLHGHPSPTPLNDIDLVYFDAQNTREQHDLQLEEQLNHTTAARRQSFPWSVKNQARMHRRSGRQPYTSTEDAISYWVEVETAIGASLKENGDIELVTPFSLDALFSKTITLNSKNGEIETYYQRVNSKGWQQHWPELRLVV from the coding sequence ATGAACCAACGGCAGCAAATCATTGAATGGTTACGTGCGGACCCCTATCGGATGCAAGCTTTATCTTTTGCCCGTGAACTCCGGTTAAACCAGTGGTGCCTGGCCGCAGGATTTGTCCGTAATCTCGTGTGGGATAAGCTGCATGGACACCCTTCCCCTACTCCACTGAATGATATTGACTTAGTCTATTTCGATGCGCAAAACACCCGCGAACAGCATGATTTACAGCTCGAAGAGCAACTTAATCACACCACAGCGGCACGGCGTCAATCATTCCCGTGGTCAGTCAAAAATCAAGCTAGAATGCACCGACGCAGTGGACGCCAACCTTACACCAGCACCGAAGATGCCATCAGCTATTGGGTTGAAGTGGAGACGGCCATTGGTGCCAGCCTTAAAGAAAATGGCGATATTGAGCTGGTCACCCCGTTCAGTTTGGATGCTTTGTTTAGTAAAACTATTACGCTGAACAGCAAAAATGGTGAAATCGAGACTTACTATCAGCGAGTTAATAGTAAAGGTTGGCAACAACATTGGCCTGAATTACGTTTGGTCGTTTAG
- a CDS encoding FlxA-like family protein, with amino-acid sequence MSNTISTASVSVSTSSSSSSSSDNSSAAQIKSINQEIQKLTEKLSTLKDSDLTADELQKQQQQIQSQIAALQAEVARIQAKEAEKTKEGDNNTVSAPAGDGVNRPSAQNQIDVYI; translated from the coding sequence ATGTCGAATACCATCTCTACAGCATCAGTCTCCGTAAGCACAAGCAGTAGCAGTAGCAGCTCATCAGACAACAGTAGTGCCGCACAGATTAAATCTATTAATCAAGAGATCCAAAAACTGACTGAGAAGTTGAGCACTTTAAAAGATTCTGATTTGACTGCTGATGAGTTGCAAAAGCAGCAACAGCAAATTCAGAGTCAAATTGCCGCACTACAAGCTGAAGTTGCGCGTATTCAAGCCAAAGAGGCGGAAAAAACCAAAGAAGGGGACAACAATACTGTCAGCGCACCGGCCGGTGATGGCGTCAACCGCCCTTCGGCACAAAACCAGATTGACGTTTATATTTAA
- a CDS encoding DUF3820 family protein, whose amino-acid sequence MEKENLVEIANTRMPFGKYQGRVLIDLPEEYLLWFARKGEFPHGKLGMLMEMTLAIKIEGLDSLVKPLTLRP is encoded by the coding sequence GTGGAAAAAGAAAATCTAGTTGAGATCGCCAATACCCGTATGCCCTTCGGCAAATATCAGGGGCGGGTATTGATCGATCTTCCGGAAGAGTACCTACTTTGGTTTGCGCGCAAAGGTGAGTTTCCTCACGGCAAGCTGGGTATGCTGATGGAGATGACTCTGGCCATCAAGATTGAAGGGCTGGATAGTTTAGTTAAGCCACTTACCCTTCGTCCTTGA
- the ligA gene encoding NAD-dependent DNA ligase LigA: MESIIQQINQLRTSLRHHEHQYHVLDAPEIPDAEYDRLMQQLRDLEAQHPELITNDSPTQRVGAAPLDAFEQVKHEVPMLSLDNVFDEESYLAFDKRVHDRLKSAEPLTFCCELKLDGLAVSLLYEEGELVRAATRGDGTTGENITANVRTIRAIPLRLQGDNIPRRVEVRGEVFMPQAGFEQLNDEARRKGGKIFANPRNAAAGSLRQLDPRITAKRPLTFFCYGVGLLEGGELPRSHIQRLMQFKHWGLPVSNRVKLCTGSEQVITFYRQVEQDRAGLGFDIDGVVIKVDSLDLQEQLGFVARAPRWATAFKFPAQEQITQVREVEFQVGRTGAITPVARLEPVQVAGVIVSNATLHNADEIERLGLRIGDTVIVRRAGDVIPQVVGVVMEQRPQDAKEITFPEHCPVCGSDIERVEGEAVARCTGGLFCAAQRKEALKHFVSRRALDVEGMGDKIIEQLVEKQYVENPADLFTLTAGKLTGLDRMGPKSAQNLIAALEKAKQTTFARFLYALGIREVGEATAANLAAHFRNLTNLRAADIEALKSVPDVGEIVAKHVLNFLGEEHNQKVIEALEKVISWPEPQQIIAEEIDSPFAGKTVVLTGSLTILSRDEAKDRLTALGAKVSGSVSKKTDLVIAGEAAGSKLVKAQELGITVIDEAEMIRLLGE, from the coding sequence ATGGAATCGATAATTCAGCAAATTAATCAACTAAGAACCTCATTGCGCCATCACGAGCATCAATACCATGTGCTGGATGCGCCAGAGATCCCTGATGCTGAATACGACCGCCTGATGCAGCAATTGCGCGATTTGGAAGCACAACATCCTGAACTGATTACCAATGACTCACCGACTCAACGGGTGGGGGCGGCGCCGCTTGATGCATTTGAGCAGGTTAAACATGAAGTCCCGATGCTCTCTCTCGATAATGTCTTTGATGAAGAAAGTTATTTGGCTTTCGACAAACGGGTGCATGACCGGCTGAAAAGCGCGGAGCCGCTGACATTCTGCTGTGAATTGAAGCTTGATGGTTTAGCCGTGAGTCTATTGTATGAAGAGGGCGAACTGGTGCGGGCAGCAACTCGTGGTGATGGCACGACCGGTGAAAATATTACTGCCAATGTGCGCACTATCCGTGCTATTCCGCTGCGTTTACAAGGGGATAATATCCCGCGTCGGGTTGAAGTTCGTGGCGAAGTCTTTATGCCACAGGCCGGTTTCGAGCAACTGAATGACGAGGCGCGCCGCAAAGGGGGCAAAATTTTTGCCAACCCGCGTAATGCTGCTGCCGGTTCACTACGCCAGCTTGACCCGCGTATCACCGCTAAACGGCCCTTAACTTTCTTCTGCTATGGCGTGGGTTTATTGGAGGGTGGTGAACTTCCCCGCAGTCATATTCAGCGTCTGATGCAATTTAAACACTGGGGCTTACCGGTCAGTAACCGAGTCAAATTATGCACCGGCAGTGAGCAGGTGATTACTTTCTATCGCCAGGTTGAGCAAGACCGCGCCGGTTTAGGTTTTGATATTGATGGCGTGGTCATTAAAGTTGATTCACTTGACTTGCAAGAACAGCTGGGCTTTGTTGCGCGCGCGCCGCGCTGGGCCACTGCATTTAAATTCCCGGCACAAGAGCAGATAACTCAGGTTCGTGAAGTGGAGTTTCAGGTGGGGCGCACCGGGGCGATTACCCCGGTCGCTCGTCTGGAACCCGTGCAAGTGGCTGGTGTCATTGTCAGCAATGCCACTTTGCATAATGCCGATGAAATCGAGCGCTTAGGCTTACGCATTGGCGACACCGTGATTGTCCGCCGTGCCGGAGATGTGATTCCGCAGGTGGTGGGCGTAGTGATGGAGCAGCGCCCGCAGGATGCCAAAGAGATCACTTTCCCTGAACACTGTCCGGTGTGCGGCTCGGATATCGAGCGGGTGGAAGGCGAAGCGGTCGCCCGCTGTACCGGTGGGTTATTCTGTGCGGCGCAGCGCAAAGAGGCGTTGAAGCATTTTGTTTCTCGTCGGGCGCTGGATGTCGAAGGCATGGGTGACAAAATTATCGAGCAACTGGTGGAAAAACAGTATGTTGAGAACCCTGCTGATTTATTCACCCTGACCGCGGGCAAGCTCACCGGTCTCGATCGGATGGGGCCGAAGTCGGCACAAAATCTGATTGCGGCGCTAGAAAAAGCGAAACAGACCACTTTTGCGCGTTTCCTCTATGCTTTGGGTATTCGCGAAGTCGGTGAGGCGACCGCAGCTAACTTAGCGGCCCATTTCCGTAACCTGACTAATCTGCGTGCGGCCGATATTGAAGCATTAAAAAGTGTGCCGGATGTGGGTGAAATAGTGGCCAAACATGTACTGAACTTCCTCGGTGAAGAACACAATCAGAAAGTGATCGAAGCGCTGGAAAAAGTGATCAGTTGGCCAGAACCTCAACAAATTATTGCCGAAGAGATTGACAGTCCATTTGCCGGTAAAACCGTGGTGCTGACTGGCTCGCTGACCATTCTCTCACGGGACGAAGCGAAAGATCGTTTGACTGCTTTAGGGGCAAAAGTGAGTGGCAGTGTTTCCAAGAAAACGGATCTGGTGATTGCGGGTGAAGCCGCCGGTTCAAAATTGGTGAAAGCACAGGAGCTGGGGATTACGGTTATCGATGAAGCGGAAATGATCCGTTTGCTCGGTGAATAA